The Exiguobacterium acetylicum genome includes a window with the following:
- a CDS encoding bifunctional diguanylate cyclase/phosphodiesterase has product MNEWIILTKHYEVTLVVLSVLVAIIGSYGSLELNRRLAKATALKKRALFLSSLTMGLSIWGMHFVGMGAFALSVTVRYDWFLMFLSVIPAILAAFIAFHLLYSSTITRKKVILAGALMGGGIATMHYLGMMAMEFGGAVRYEKSLFFLSVLIAVTVAYIALLLLHRLRHVDKKRILIPIAIVMGFAISSMHYVGMLGTSFCIPASNAGIIGDAPITSNILNEVAIPVFLIIILIAGLYIHLERRALQMMAYTDHLTGLHNRRWLDHHMMKVDTHYVRAKHEMAMALLDLDGYKWVNDTFGFDKGDAVIRQFAERMLRTLKEDEACIRYNGTQFFLIKRVSQEDMTDVFEQILEDVRQPIDLEDQAVHLTATMGVILPNTKESLEMRIGQMESALRAGKNEGRDRFIIYDETLHSDRREQLIVGSLRRAMTDFKEFALVYQPKIALATGKVDQAEVLIRWNHPKFGFISPAEFIPLAEKYSLIHRLTEWVLKETVAQMEIWKKEDYFIRQVSVNLSAMHFRSESHNLMIKEIVHHSLKNGSELQLQLEITETSVMENLDRAMTMLGELKQLSLTIALDDFGTGLSSLTHLKHLPIDILKIDKSFIDEVPHDERGTAITEMIIQLAKSLGIEVVAEGVETLEQHLFLKRLGCDYGQGYYYSKPMHVKDLNQQTIEETVLNVG; this is encoded by the coding sequence ATGAATGAATGGATCATCTTAACGAAACATTACGAAGTGACACTGGTCGTGTTGTCGGTACTTGTTGCCATCATCGGATCATACGGCTCACTAGAGTTGAATCGGCGTCTGGCGAAGGCCACTGCCTTAAAAAAGCGTGCGTTGTTCCTCTCGTCGTTGACGATGGGATTATCGATCTGGGGAATGCATTTCGTCGGGATGGGTGCGTTCGCGCTGTCCGTCACGGTCCGCTACGATTGGTTTTTAATGTTCTTATCCGTCATTCCCGCTATTTTGGCTGCTTTCATTGCCTTCCATCTGTTGTACTCGTCGACGATTACACGCAAGAAAGTTATTTTAGCAGGAGCACTGATGGGTGGTGGAATCGCTACGATGCACTATCTCGGCATGATGGCGATGGAGTTCGGTGGAGCCGTTCGGTATGAGAAGAGCCTATTTTTCTTATCAGTCCTGATTGCCGTCACGGTCGCCTATATCGCATTGCTACTGCTCCATCGTTTGCGCCATGTCGATAAGAAACGCATCTTGATTCCCATCGCGATCGTGATGGGGTTTGCCATCTCGTCGATGCATTATGTCGGGATGCTCGGCACATCGTTTTGTATCCCAGCTTCAAATGCCGGGATCATCGGTGACGCACCGATCACATCGAATATCTTAAACGAAGTCGCAATACCCGTCTTCTTGATCATCATCTTGATTGCAGGTCTTTATATTCATCTTGAACGTCGCGCCCTGCAGATGATGGCGTATACGGATCATCTGACAGGACTGCACAATCGCCGGTGGCTCGATCATCATATGATGAAGGTCGATACCCATTACGTTCGCGCGAAACACGAGATGGCGATGGCCTTGCTTGATCTCGATGGGTATAAGTGGGTCAACGATACATTCGGTTTTGATAAGGGCGATGCGGTCATCCGTCAATTTGCTGAACGGATGCTACGAACGTTGAAGGAAGATGAAGCATGTATCCGTTATAACGGCACACAGTTCTTCCTCATCAAACGTGTCTCGCAAGAAGATATGACAGATGTCTTCGAACAAATTTTAGAGGATGTGCGTCAACCAATCGACCTTGAAGATCAGGCTGTCCATTTAACAGCGACGATGGGCGTCATCTTACCGAATACGAAGGAATCGCTTGAGATGCGGATCGGTCAGATGGAAAGTGCGTTACGGGCTGGTAAAAATGAGGGGCGTGACCGCTTCATCATTTATGATGAGACGCTCCACTCGGATCGACGAGAGCAATTGATCGTTGGTTCGTTACGCCGCGCGATGACGGACTTCAAGGAGTTCGCCCTCGTTTATCAACCGAAAATCGCACTCGCTACAGGGAAGGTCGATCAAGCAGAAGTCTTGATTCGCTGGAACCATCCGAAGTTCGGTTTCATCTCACCGGCGGAGTTCATTCCGCTTGCTGAGAAGTACAGTTTGATTCATCGTTTGACCGAGTGGGTACTAAAAGAAACAGTCGCACAGATGGAGATTTGGAAGAAGGAAGATTATTTCATCCGTCAAGTTTCCGTCAATTTATCAGCAATGCACTTCCGGTCTGAGTCGCATAATTTGATGATTAAAGAAATCGTTCATCATTCCTTGAAGAATGGAAGCGAGTTGCAACTACAGCTCGAAATCACCGAAACGTCTGTCATGGAGAATCTCGACCGAGCGATGACGATGCTTGGTGAACTGAAACAACTTAGTCTGACGATCGCCCTCGATGATTTCGGAACCGGTCTATCGTCGCTCACGCACCTGAAGCATTTGCCAATCGATATCCTAAAGATCGACAAGTCGTTCATCGATGAAGTACCGCATGACGAACGAGGAACGGCGATTACGGAAATGATCATCCAACTCGCGAAAAGTCTTGGAATCGAAGTTGTCGCGGAAGGTGTTGAGACACTCGAGCAGCATCTCTTCTTGAAACGTCTCGGTTGTGATTATGGACAAGGCTACTATTACAGCAAACCGATGCACGTCAAGGATTTAAACCAGCAAACGATCGAAGAGACCGTTTTGAATGTCGGATAA
- a CDS encoding anti-sigma factor → MEERCHDLIDYFNGTLSAADRDAFEAHLATCEECREALLEMEELMLPIAESLPERPVPAGMKARILGEVLGSAETASPKEAPMTTPVDIKQARQQQTKKKSVPLGWLMSIAAALILSLGANAYFLSQEESTDTPETLAMDDIKGMGNFESTASIKGSSMIFTQNDKSYMLVQLKDLPPLQEGELYQLWTIEGETPTANGVIEKDGEAAAVFPLKGDGEVDAVAITVEPEPDLEKPTGEIVASVAL, encoded by the coding sequence ATGGAAGAACGTTGTCATGACTTAATCGATTATTTCAATGGAACATTATCCGCAGCAGATCGCGACGCGTTCGAAGCGCATCTTGCGACGTGCGAAGAATGTCGCGAAGCGCTTTTAGAAATGGAAGAACTCATGCTTCCCATCGCTGAATCGCTTCCGGAGCGACCCGTTCCTGCAGGTATGAAAGCACGGATTCTTGGAGAAGTCCTTGGTTCAGCAGAGACAGCGTCTCCGAAGGAAGCCCCGATGACTACTCCGGTAGACATCAAACAAGCACGTCAGCAACAAACGAAGAAAAAGAGTGTTCCACTCGGCTGGTTGATGAGTATCGCCGCCGCCTTGATTCTTTCACTTGGTGCGAACGCCTACTTCCTGTCACAGGAAGAGAGCACGGATACACCAGAAACGCTGGCAATGGATGATATTAAAGGGATGGGGAACTTCGAAAGTACAGCATCCATCAAAGGATCGAGTATGATTTTCACACAAAACGATAAATCGTATATGCTCGTTCAATTAAAAGATTTACCACCTCTTCAAGAGGGGGAGCTTTATCAGTTGTGGACAATCGAAGGAGAGACTCCTACTGCGAACGGTGTCATCGAAAAAGATGGAGAAGCAGCAGCTGTCTTCCCACTTAAAGGAGACGGAGAAGTCGATGCCGTCGCCATCACGGTTGAACCCGAACCAGATTTAGAAAAACCGACAGGCGAAATCGTCGCATCGGTTGCATTATAA
- a CDS encoding RNA polymerase sigma factor — protein MHTQSDESLYHLMRSGDEHALETLYDKYERLLFSFAHRFTNNDRLSEEVIQEVWMKIWNGRVDFDTQKGKFSSWILTITRNAALDCLRREKRQPTIEVEERDGGYDEPVERTVMQRETAAEVRGAINELKPEQQELIELVYFQGMTQQQISERLDLPLGTVKTRIRSAIQALRKRMDGRERDGRTLS, from the coding sequence ATGCACACTCAATCCGATGAATCGCTTTATCATCTGATGCGTAGCGGTGATGAGCATGCCCTCGAGACATTGTACGATAAGTACGAGCGGCTGTTGTTCTCATTTGCCCATCGCTTTACGAATAATGACCGGTTGTCCGAAGAAGTCATACAGGAAGTATGGATGAAGATTTGGAATGGTCGTGTTGATTTCGATACACAAAAAGGAAAATTTTCATCGTGGATTTTAACGATTACACGTAACGCGGCACTCGATTGTTTACGTCGAGAAAAGCGACAACCAACGATCGAAGTCGAAGAACGAGATGGTGGATATGATGAGCCGGTCGAGCGGACGGTCATGCAGCGAGAAACGGCTGCTGAAGTGCGCGGGGCGATCAATGAACTGAAGCCAGAGCAGCAAGAGCTGATTGAACTCGTTTACTTCCAAGGAATGACGCAACAACAGATTTCAGAGCGGCTCGATTTACCTCTTGGAACGGTCAAGACGCGAATCAGGAGCGCGATTCAAGCACTACGAAAACGAATGGATGGGAGGGAACGAGATGGAAGAACGTTGTCATGA
- a CDS encoding metal-sensitive transcriptional regulator — MDYDRKMKNRVSRIEGQLRGILRMMEEGQDCRDVITQLSAARSAIDRTIGVVVSSNLIECVKDAEQNGDGQTEELVKEAVNLLVKSR, encoded by the coding sequence ATGGATTATGATCGGAAGATGAAGAACCGTGTTAGTCGGATTGAAGGACAGCTACGGGGTATTTTACGGATGATGGAAGAAGGGCAAGATTGCCGCGATGTCATCACCCAGCTCTCAGCTGCCCGTTCTGCGATCGACCGGACGATTGGCGTCGTCGTAAGCTCGAATTTAATTGAGTGCGTCAAGGACGCAGAACAAAACGGCGATGGACAGACCGAAGAACTCGTCAAAGAAGCGGTTAACTTGCTCGTTAA